One window from the genome of Sphaerotilus microaerophilus encodes:
- the ccoG gene encoding cytochrome c oxidase accessory protein CcoG: MTPPPGPAAPATSPVASPAATTSLFQATAKIYPRAVSGVFARWRWIMVWVTQIIFYGVPWLSWNDRQAVLFDLETPRFYLFALVLQPQDLIFLAGLLVISALALFFFTAVAGRLWCGYACPQSVYTHIFLWMELKTEGDRLARMRLDQQPWGLDKLRRKGGKHAAWIAFSAVTGFTFVGYFLPIRELAMQVATLALTPWATFWIVFYGFATYGNAGWLREQICTYMCPYARFQSTLLDGDSLVIAYDTARGDPRGSRSRKADPKALGLGSCIDCTLCVQVCPTGIDIRDGLQAECIGCAACIDACDDVMDKMGYARGLIRYGTGNGVAQGWTRQQQLARVIRPRVLIYGALLAGSLAAFGYGMAMRPVVGMDVIRDRGMMARIGETGRIENLYRVQLMNRRETATPYQLGVEGPNGLKGLNGLALDEPQVWTLQPGEVRSYTVRLSLPAEAAATPGAHPVTLTLASPGVQGIAVREATTFLVPR; encoded by the coding sequence ATGACGCCACCGCCCGGCCCCGCCGCGCCCGCCACCTCGCCAGTGGCCTCGCCAGCCGCCACGACCTCCCTGTTCCAGGCAACCGCCAAGATCTACCCGCGCGCCGTCAGCGGCGTGTTCGCGCGCTGGCGCTGGATCATGGTCTGGGTCACGCAGATCATCTTCTACGGCGTGCCCTGGCTGAGCTGGAACGACCGCCAGGCGGTGCTGTTCGACCTGGAAACGCCGCGCTTCTACCTCTTCGCGCTGGTGCTGCAGCCACAGGACCTGATCTTCCTGGCCGGCCTGCTGGTGATCAGCGCGCTGGCGCTGTTCTTCTTCACCGCCGTGGCCGGGCGGCTGTGGTGCGGCTACGCCTGCCCACAGTCGGTCTACACGCACATCTTCCTGTGGATGGAGCTCAAGACCGAAGGCGACCGGCTCGCCCGCATGCGCCTGGACCAGCAGCCCTGGGGCCTGGACAAGCTGCGCCGCAAGGGCGGCAAGCACGCGGCCTGGATCGCCTTCTCGGCGGTGACCGGCTTCACCTTCGTGGGCTACTTCCTGCCCATCCGCGAGCTGGCCATGCAGGTGGCCACGCTGGCGCTGACGCCCTGGGCCACCTTCTGGATCGTCTTCTACGGCTTTGCCACCTACGGCAACGCCGGTTGGCTGCGCGAGCAGATCTGCACCTACATGTGCCCCTATGCGCGCTTCCAGAGCACGCTGCTGGACGGTGACTCGCTGGTGATCGCCTACGACACGGCGCGCGGCGACCCGCGTGGCTCGCGCTCCAGGAAGGCCGACCCGAAGGCGCTGGGCCTGGGCTCGTGCATCGACTGCACGCTGTGCGTGCAGGTCTGCCCCACTGGCATCGACATCCGCGACGGCCTGCAGGCCGAGTGCATCGGCTGCGCCGCCTGCATCGACGCCTGCGACGACGTGATGGACAAGATGGGCTACGCGCGCGGCCTGATCCGCTACGGTACCGGCAACGGCGTGGCCCAGGGCTGGACGCGCCAGCAGCAGCTCGCCCGGGTGATTCGCCCGCGCGTGCTGATCTACGGTGCGCTGCTGGCGGGCTCGCTGGCGGCCTTCGGCTACGGCATGGCGATGCGCCCGGTGGTGGGCATGGACGTGATCCGCGACCGCGGCATGATGGCGCGCATCGGCGAGACCGGCCGCATCGAGAACCTCTACCGCGTGCAGCTGATGAACCGGCGCGAGACGGCCACGCCCTACCAGCTCGGCGTCGAAGGACCGAACGGCCTGAAGGGGCTGAACGGCCTGGCGCTGGACGAGCCGCAGGTCTGGACCCTGCAGCCCGGCGAGGTGCGCTCCTACACCGTGCGGCTGTCGCTGCCCGCCGAGGCCGCTGCCACCCCAGGCGCCCACCCCGTCACGCTGACGCTGGCCAGCCCGGGGGTGCAGGGTATCGCCGTGCGCGAGGCCACCACCTTCCTCGTGCCGCGCTGA
- the ubiU gene encoding ubiquinone anaerobic biosynthesis protein UbiU, which produces MSPPRKPQLVCPAGSLRALQCAVDAGADAVYLGLKDATNARNFAGLNFDDAQVQAGVAHAHARGAQVLMALNTFAAARDPSPWFRAADKAVALGADALIVADTAVMAWCRRRHPQLRLHLSVQASATSHAAIEFYRERYGIQRAVLPRVLTLQQVAQVIERTEVDIEVFGFGSLCVMVEGRCALSSWATGCSPNNAGVCSPASAVRWSEDARGVQARLNDVLIDVYAPDEARGYPTLCKGRFVVDGRRGYALEEPTSLNTLDVLPQLIGMGVAAIKIEGRQRSAAYVEQVTRVWRAAIDRAAVAPERYQVAPEWSHTLARHAEGQQHTLGAYDRPWR; this is translated from the coding sequence ATGTCCCCACCCCGCAAACCCCAGCTGGTCTGCCCGGCCGGCTCCCTGCGCGCCCTGCAGTGCGCCGTGGATGCTGGCGCCGACGCCGTTTACCTCGGCCTGAAGGACGCCACCAATGCGCGCAACTTCGCCGGCCTGAACTTCGACGACGCCCAGGTGCAGGCCGGCGTGGCCCATGCCCATGCCCGTGGCGCCCAGGTGCTGATGGCGCTGAACACCTTTGCTGCGGCGCGCGACCCCTCGCCCTGGTTTCGAGCTGCGGACAAGGCGGTGGCGCTGGGCGCGGATGCGCTGATCGTGGCCGACACCGCGGTGATGGCCTGGTGCCGCCGCCGGCACCCGCAGCTGCGCCTGCACCTGTCGGTGCAGGCCTCGGCCACCAGCCACGCGGCGATCGAGTTCTACCGTGAGCGCTACGGCATCCAGCGCGCCGTGCTGCCGCGCGTGCTGACGCTGCAGCAGGTGGCGCAGGTGATCGAGCGCACCGAGGTGGACATCGAGGTGTTCGGCTTCGGCAGCCTGTGCGTGATGGTCGAGGGCCGCTGCGCGCTGTCCTCCTGGGCCACCGGCTGCTCGCCCAACAACGCCGGGGTCTGCTCGCCCGCCTCGGCGGTGCGCTGGAGCGAGGACGCCCGCGGCGTGCAGGCCCGCCTGAACGACGTGCTGATCGACGTCTACGCCCCGGACGAGGCGCGTGGCTACCCGACGCTGTGCAAGGGCCGCTTCGTGGTCGACGGCCGGCGCGGGTACGCGCTGGAGGAGCCGACCAGCCTGAACACCCTGGATGTGCTGCCGCAGCTGATCGGCATGGGCGTGGCGGCCATCAAGATCGAGGGCCGCCAGCGCAGTGCGGCCTACGTCGAGCAGGTCACGCGCGTCTGGCGTGCCGCCATTGACCGCGCGGCTGTCGCGCCCGAGCGCTACCAGGTGGCGCCGGAATGGAGCCACACCCTGGCGCGCCACGCCGAGGGCCAGCAACACACCCTCGGCGCCTACGACCGACCCTGGCGATGA
- a CDS encoding Crp/Fnr family transcriptional regulator has protein sequence MQTSPLTWTRQDAPARPLLADGPLPSPGREAWAVPDLAGLPVRAHPDIALLRRAFAPARPSEATLERLRTHSLVVRHGIGNLDLPGGPVHPVPAWWLLRRGRMSLGWLAEQGGFVEKHMIGPGEWLDVAGALSESPAWVDAAQCRTPVELLAIPLRTLFDAAAQDPELMRAVSQQLASRVRTLSDTLHDVVTADVPARLARWLLRRVEGALDGLGGLGGLGGMAAPKLVLTELKQAIAAQLGTTSETFSRALRRLADAGIVKVQGYELTLLDLPALQAIAYPAQRGGSARQSFAGTRGQRLAG, from the coding sequence ATGCAGACCTCGCCCCTCACCTGGACCCGTCAAGACGCTCCTGCCCGGCCGCTGCTGGCCGATGGCCCGCTGCCGTCGCCCGGTCGCGAGGCCTGGGCGGTGCCCGACCTCGCCGGGCTGCCGGTGCGAGCCCACCCGGACATCGCGCTGCTGCGGCGTGCTTTCGCCCCGGCCCGGCCGAGCGAGGCCACGCTGGAGCGGCTGCGCACCCACAGCCTCGTGGTGCGCCACGGCATCGGCAACCTCGACCTGCCGGGCGGCCCGGTGCACCCGGTGCCGGCCTGGTGGCTGCTGCGGCGCGGGCGCATGTCGCTGGGCTGGCTGGCCGAGCAGGGCGGCTTCGTGGAGAAGCACATGATCGGCCCGGGCGAGTGGCTCGACGTGGCCGGTGCGCTGTCGGAGTCGCCCGCCTGGGTGGACGCCGCGCAGTGCCGCACCCCGGTGGAGCTGCTGGCCATCCCGCTGCGCACCCTCTTCGACGCCGCCGCGCAGGACCCCGAGCTGATGCGCGCGGTGAGCCAGCAGCTGGCCAGCCGCGTGCGCACGCTCAGCGACACCCTGCACGACGTGGTCACCGCCGACGTGCCGGCCCGGCTGGCGCGCTGGCTGCTGCGCCGCGTCGAAGGGGCGCTCGACGGGCTGGGTGGGTTGGGCGGCCTGGGCGGCATGGCCGCACCCAAGCTGGTGCTCACCGAACTGAAGCAGGCGATTGCCGCGCAGCTGGGCACCACCTCGGAGACCTTTTCGCGGGCGCTGCGCCGCCTGGCCGATGCCGGCATCGTCAAGGTGCAGGGCTACGAGCTGACGCTGCTGGACCTGCCGGCGCTGCAGGCCATCGCCTACCCCGCGCAGCGCGGCGGCAGTGCGCGCCAGTCGTTTGCCGGCACACGGGGGCAGCGCCTGGCCGGCTGA
- a CDS encoding HPP family protein: MPAQTAASERRLRWWQRLGLQRQTVDWRERLRDSLGAALGVGVSGSVGWWLLGGQGGALWLAAPMGASAVLLFAVPSSPLAQAWPALAGNVVAALVGTAVYQAWGAGPAAAAAAVGLALLLMFPLRCVHPPGGGTALVAVLGGPTVHALGWGFAFVPVGLNAALLVAVAKLYRRATAPQRAHTPPVHDNRHQTRDAAPQDRIGLTRADLDAALRDFNQLVDIDRDALEDLLRQAQAQAWQRRFGSVRCVDIMSRDLVTAEFGTPLEEAWQLLYVHRIKALPVVDRARRVIGIVTLIDFIKQARLDPRDPRSFGERVRRLLNATPGPSSDKPEVVGQIMAHPVHTVASDAVVVELVPRLSDLGLHHVPVVDAERRLVGMVTQSDLVAALYRAQAG; encoded by the coding sequence ATGCCTGCCCAAACGGCCGCTTCTGAGCGCCGCCTGCGATGGTGGCAGCGCCTCGGCCTGCAGCGCCAGACCGTCGATTGGCGCGAGCGGCTGCGCGACAGCCTCGGCGCGGCACTGGGCGTGGGCGTATCGGGCAGCGTGGGCTGGTGGTTGCTGGGGGGGCAGGGTGGCGCCCTCTGGCTGGCGGCGCCGATGGGCGCATCCGCGGTGCTGCTCTTCGCGGTGCCCAGCAGCCCGTTGGCGCAGGCCTGGCCGGCGCTGGCCGGCAACGTGGTCGCAGCGCTGGTGGGCACCGCCGTGTACCAGGCCTGGGGCGCCGGGCCGGCTGCGGCCGCGGCGGCGGTGGGCCTGGCGCTGCTGCTGATGTTCCCGCTGCGCTGCGTGCACCCGCCGGGTGGCGGCACCGCCCTGGTGGCCGTGCTGGGCGGGCCAACGGTGCATGCGCTGGGCTGGGGCTTCGCCTTCGTGCCCGTCGGGTTGAATGCCGCCCTGCTGGTCGCGGTGGCCAAGCTCTATCGCCGTGCCACGGCGCCGCAACGCGCGCACACGCCGCCGGTCCACGACAACCGGCACCAGACCCGCGACGCCGCACCGCAGGACCGCATCGGCCTGACGCGAGCCGACCTGGATGCCGCGCTGCGCGATTTCAACCAGTTGGTCGACATCGACCGCGACGCACTGGAGGACCTGCTGCGCCAAGCCCAGGCACAGGCCTGGCAGCGCCGCTTCGGCAGCGTGCGATGCGTGGACATCATGTCTCGCGACCTGGTGACCGCCGAGTTCGGCACCCCGCTGGAGGAGGCCTGGCAACTGCTGTACGTTCACCGCATCAAGGCGCTGCCGGTGGTGGACCGGGCGCGCCGGGTGATCGGCATCGTCACGCTGATCGATTTCATCAAGCAGGCAAGGCTCGACCCGCGCGACCCGCGCAGTTTCGGCGAGCGGGTGCGGCGCCTGTTGAACGCCACCCCTGGGCCCAGTTCGGACAAGCCGGAGGTGGTCGGCCAGATCATGGCCCACCCGGTCCACACCGTGGCCAGCGATGCGGTGGTGGTGGAGCTGGTGCCGCGGCTGTCCGACCTGGGCCTGCACCACGTGCCGGTGGTGGACGCCGAGCGGCGGCTGGTCGGCATGGTCACGCAGTCGGACCTGGTGGCCGCGCTGTACCGGGCGCAGGCGGGCTGA
- a CDS encoding U32 family peptidase, with translation MPTSASLAGTDAPAEPGRFGLTIGPVLYHWPRQALMDFYAEAVETPADTIVIGEVVCARRRELRLPDWLALGADLAAAGKTVVLAAQALIETEADLRLLERQAEQTDFAVEAADASALHLLAERVPLVLGPHLNIYSRAALVEHAALGAGMGLGRWVAPVELPLDDIAAINPAADPVCTPAGAPVQTEAWAFGRVPLAFSARCFTARHHHLPKDQCGFRCIEDPDGLAMDTSEARAFLVLNGTQTQSAAVQCLLGEREALRAAGVSRLRLSPCARGFARVVEDFHAVANQGAKAAERLASWAALGVPGPFANGYARRRAGMEWSVTA, from the coding sequence ATGCCGACCTCCGCTTCCCTTGCGGGCACCGACGCCCCTGCCGAGCCGGGCCGCTTCGGCCTGACCATCGGCCCGGTGCTCTACCACTGGCCGCGCCAGGCGCTGATGGACTTCTACGCCGAGGCGGTCGAGACGCCGGCCGACACCATCGTGATCGGCGAGGTGGTCTGCGCGCGCCGGCGCGAGCTGCGCCTGCCGGACTGGCTGGCGCTGGGGGCCGACCTGGCCGCCGCCGGCAAGACGGTGGTGCTGGCCGCCCAGGCGCTGATCGAGACCGAGGCCGACCTGCGCCTGCTGGAGCGCCAGGCCGAGCAGACCGATTTCGCCGTCGAGGCGGCCGACGCCTCCGCGCTGCACCTGCTGGCCGAGCGCGTGCCGCTGGTGCTGGGGCCGCACCTGAACATCTACAGCCGCGCCGCGCTGGTCGAGCACGCCGCGCTGGGCGCCGGGATGGGCCTGGGCCGCTGGGTGGCGCCGGTGGAGCTGCCGCTGGACGACATCGCTGCCATCAATCCGGCCGCCGACCCGGTGTGCACCCCGGCGGGCGCGCCCGTCCAGACCGAGGCCTGGGCCTTCGGCCGGGTGCCGCTGGCCTTTTCGGCGCGTTGCTTCACAGCGCGCCACCACCACCTGCCCAAGGATCAGTGCGGCTTCCGCTGCATCGAGGATCCGGACGGCCTGGCGATGGACACCAGCGAGGCGCGGGCCTTCCTGGTGCTCAACGGCACGCAGACCCAGTCGGCCGCGGTGCAGTGCCTGCTCGGCGAGCGCGAGGCGCTGCGCGCCGCCGGGGTGAGCCGCCTGCGGCTGTCGCCCTGTGCGCGTGGCTTTGCCCGGGTGGTGGAGGACTTCCACGCCGTGGCCAACCAGGGGGCCAAGGCGGCCGAGCGCCTGGCGAGCTGGGCCGCACTCGGCGTGCCCGGGCCCTTTGCCAATGGATACGCCCGGCGCCGAGCCGGGATGGAATGGAGTGTCACCGCATGA
- a CDS encoding Crp/Fnr family transcriptional regulator yields MQPFAFPAAAAEARSGLRAMACLPLAQPPATTVGTGGRRNAQGEADIALLRRAFDPAEPAEVSLDTLRTNSLVVRHPIGPLQLSSPAAPVPAWWLLRRGRIALGWQTEQDLFAEKRLIGPGEWLDVAGAMAAPAAWIEAAQCRTPVELLAVPVSALHQACAQDLALMQAVGRLLATRVRSLSDTLHDVVTADVPARLARWLLRRLEARGNDQPLRLVLTELKQSIAAQLGTTSETFSRALRKLSDAGIVQVEGYALTVLDVDALGCIAWPSVGSVSARQSFSARRRVGASPG; encoded by the coding sequence ATGCAACCCTTTGCCTTTCCCGCCGCAGCCGCTGAGGCTCGTTCCGGTCTGCGGGCAATGGCCTGCCTTCCCCTGGCGCAGCCGCCTGCCACGACGGTCGGCACCGGGGGGCGCCGCAATGCGCAGGGTGAAGCCGACATCGCCCTGCTGCGCCGGGCCTTCGACCCGGCCGAACCTGCCGAGGTGTCGCTCGACACCCTGCGCACGAACAGCCTGGTGGTGCGCCACCCGATCGGTCCGCTCCAACTCTCCAGTCCGGCTGCGCCCGTGCCCGCCTGGTGGCTGCTGCGCCGTGGGCGCATTGCACTGGGCTGGCAGACCGAGCAGGACCTCTTTGCCGAGAAGCGCCTGATCGGCCCGGGAGAGTGGCTGGACGTTGCCGGCGCCATGGCTGCGCCGGCGGCCTGGATCGAGGCGGCCCAGTGCCGTACCCCCGTCGAACTGCTGGCGGTGCCGGTCAGTGCGCTCCACCAGGCCTGCGCCCAGGATCTCGCCCTCATGCAGGCCGTCGGCAGGCTGCTCGCCACGAGGGTGCGAAGCCTCAGCGACACGCTGCACGACGTCGTGACCGCCGACGTGCCGGCGCGCCTGGCCCGTTGGTTGCTGCGCCGCCTGGAGGCGCGTGGCAACGACCAGCCGTTGCGGCTGGTGCTGACCGAACTGAAGCAGTCGATCGCCGCGCAATTGGGAACCACCTCGGAGACCTTCTCGCGCGCACTGCGAAAGCTGTCCGATGCCGGCATCGTGCAGGTGGAGGGCTATGCGCTGACCGTGCTGGATGTCGACGCGCTGGGTTGCATTGCCTGGCCATCCGTGGGGAGCGTCAGCGCTCGCCAGTCCTTTTCGGCACGTCGTCGCGTCGGGGCGTCGCCGGGTTGA
- the norR gene encoding nitric oxide reductase transcriptional regulator NorR, translated as MTESHLLRDLAVWLPAAVRLQHVVDHLSGAFDCDAVALLALEPGEPPDCLRPLATVGLVRDALGRRFRLHEQPRLAAILASAEVVAFEQGSRLPDPYDGLIDARQGQPLPVHDCMGIRLMQDDRPWGVLTLDGLTPGRFNAAAHAALRQAALWVEAAVRVTRLERENHALRHGRDWTVRPQEDAPALAMPADADWEITAHSQAMRQLLKESRVVAESDLPVLLLGETGVGKELFARRLHRLSPRHEKPLVQVNCAALPETLAESELFGHVRGAFSGATGERAGRVEAAQGGTLFLDEVGELPLPLQAKLLRTLQNGEIQRLGSDRPRKVDIRIVAATNRDLRAAVRDGHFRADLYHRLSVYPLPIPPLRERRDDVLPLAGRFLELNRARLGLRSLRLSAEAERALLAYGWPGNVRELEHVIGRAALRAAGRLEDRHHIVTLGLDLLGLDPLEQPSGSPMGTAAGTRAALPDAAASLPAHLAASLTATTLKEATDAAQRACVQAALQACDGNWAAAARRLGVDASNLHKLARRLELKPLR; from the coding sequence ATGACGGAATCCCATCTGCTGCGTGACCTGGCGGTCTGGCTGCCGGCGGCGGTGCGGCTGCAGCATGTGGTCGACCACCTGAGCGGCGCCTTCGACTGCGACGCGGTGGCCCTGCTGGCGCTGGAGCCGGGCGAGCCGCCGGACTGCCTGCGCCCGCTGGCCACGGTGGGGCTGGTGCGCGATGCCCTGGGGCGGCGCTTCCGCCTGCACGAGCAGCCGCGGCTGGCGGCCATCCTGGCCAGCGCCGAGGTGGTGGCCTTTGAGCAGGGCAGCCGCCTGCCGGACCCCTACGACGGCCTGATCGACGCGCGCCAGGGCCAGCCCCTGCCGGTGCACGACTGCATGGGCATCCGCCTGATGCAGGACGATCGCCCCTGGGGTGTGCTGACGCTGGACGGCCTGACGCCCGGGCGCTTCAACGCCGCCGCCCACGCCGCGCTGCGCCAGGCCGCCCTGTGGGTGGAAGCCGCCGTGCGCGTGACCCGCCTGGAGCGCGAGAACCACGCCCTGCGCCACGGCCGCGACTGGACGGTGCGGCCCCAGGAGGATGCCCCGGCGCTGGCCATGCCGGCCGACGCCGACTGGGAGATCACCGCGCACAGCCAGGCCATGCGCCAGCTGCTCAAGGAGAGCCGCGTGGTGGCCGAGAGCGACCTGCCGGTGCTGCTGCTGGGCGAGACCGGCGTGGGCAAGGAACTGTTCGCGCGCCGGCTGCACCGGCTCTCGCCGCGGCACGAGAAGCCGCTGGTGCAGGTCAACTGCGCCGCCCTGCCCGAGACGCTGGCGGAGAGCGAGCTGTTCGGCCATGTGCGCGGCGCCTTCTCCGGCGCCACCGGCGAGCGCGCCGGGCGGGTCGAGGCCGCACAGGGCGGCACGCTCTTCCTCGACGAGGTGGGCGAGCTGCCGCTGCCGCTGCAGGCCAAGCTGCTGCGCACGCTGCAGAACGGCGAAATCCAGCGCCTGGGCTCGGACCGCCCGCGCAAGGTGGACATCCGCATCGTCGCGGCCACCAACCGCGACCTGCGCGCGGCGGTGCGCGACGGCCACTTCCGCGCTGACCTGTACCACCGCCTGTCGGTCTACCCGCTGCCGATCCCGCCGCTGCGCGAGCGCCGCGACGACGTGCTGCCGCTGGCCGGGCGCTTCCTGGAGCTCAATCGCGCCCGCCTGGGGCTGCGCAGCCTGCGCCTGTCCGCCGAGGCCGAGCGCGCGCTGCTGGCCTACGGCTGGCCGGGCAACGTGCGCGAACTGGAGCACGTGATCGGCCGCGCCGCGCTGCGCGCCGCCGGCCGGCTGGAGGACCGCCACCACATCGTCACCCTGGGGCTGGACCTGCTCGGCCTCGATCCGCTGGAGCAGCCAAGCGGGTCGCCCATGGGCACGGCAGCCGGCACGCGCGCAGCCCTGCCCGATGCTGCGGCGTCGCTGCCCGCCCACCTCGCCGCCAGCCTCACGGCCACGACCCTGAAAGAGGCCACCGACGCCGCCCAGCGCGCCTGCGTGCAGGCCGCCCTGCAGGCCTGCGACGGCAACTGGGCCGCCGCCGCACGGCGCCTGGGCGTGGACGCGAGCAACCTGCACAAGCTGGCCCGCCGGCTGGAACTGAAGCCGCTGCGCTGA
- a CDS encoding M14 family metallopeptidase: MPVIADLAAAAPLTPPPPLTRLDLTRLADLPPGLLDTRASDLHRLFPGPLLLHLPGQRRPELFVSVLLHGNEDVGWVALQQVLRHALAHGRQELPRAMTVLVGNVSAARHGLRRLDGQPDYNRVWPGGESALGTPEQALMAEVHARMRERAAADGGALFAAIDLHNNTGLNPHYGIVNHLDAASLHLARMFARTVVLFRGVPGTQTAAFAPLCPAVAVECGKPGVPANEAAAARFLDACLHLAEFPAHPLRESDIDLYHTVALVKVREDVRFAFVGEDDDPASAAADLLLDARLDHLNFRELEAGAAFGHTRHPMPLDVRDEAGTDVAAACFRTEQGRLRLALPLMPAMLTLDERVVRQDCLCYLMERVPFERVQAAGAA; encoded by the coding sequence ATGCCTGTGATCGCCGACCTCGCTGCTGCTGCACCCCTCACTCCGCCCCCGCCCCTCACCCGCCTCGACCTGACCCGCCTGGCGGATCTGCCGCCCGGGCTGCTCGACACCCGGGCGAGCGACCTGCATCGCCTGTTTCCCGGCCCGCTGCTGCTGCACCTGCCCGGCCAGCGCCGGCCGGAGCTGTTCGTCTCGGTGCTGCTGCATGGCAACGAGGACGTGGGCTGGGTGGCCCTGCAGCAGGTGCTGCGCCACGCGCTCGCCCACGGCCGGCAGGAGCTGCCGCGTGCGATGACGGTGCTGGTGGGCAACGTGAGCGCCGCCCGCCACGGCCTGCGCCGCCTGGACGGCCAGCCCGACTACAACCGCGTCTGGCCCGGCGGCGAGAGCGCTCTCGGCACACCCGAGCAGGCGCTGATGGCCGAGGTGCACGCCCGGATGCGCGAGCGGGCCGCGGCCGACGGGGGCGCGCTCTTCGCCGCCATCGACCTCCACAACAACACCGGGCTGAACCCGCACTACGGCATCGTCAACCACCTGGACGCGGCCAGCCTGCACCTGGCGCGCATGTTCGCGCGCACCGTGGTGCTGTTCCGCGGCGTGCCGGGCACGCAGACGGCGGCCTTTGCGCCGCTGTGCCCGGCCGTGGCCGTCGAGTGCGGCAAGCCCGGCGTGCCGGCCAACGAGGCAGCCGCGGCGCGCTTCCTCGACGCCTGCCTGCACCTGGCCGAGTTCCCCGCCCACCCGCTGCGCGAGAGCGACATCGACCTATACCACACCGTCGCGCTGGTGAAGGTGCGCGAGGACGTGCGCTTCGCCTTCGTCGGCGAAGACGACGACCCTGCCTCCGCTGCCGCCGACCTGCTGCTCGACGCCCGCCTGGACCACCTCAACTTCAGGGAGCTGGAAGCCGGTGCCGCGTTCGGCCACACCCGCCACCCGATGCCGCTGGACGTGCGCGACGAGGCCGGCACCGACGTGGCCGCCGCCTGCTTCCGCACCGAGCAAGGGCGCCTGCGCCTGGCGCTGCCCCTGATGCCCGCGATGCTGACCCTGGACGAGCGCGTGGTGCGGCAGGACTGCCTGTGCTACCTGATGGAGCGCGTACCGTTCGAGCGGGTGCAGGCGGCCGGCGCCGCCTGA
- the ubiT gene encoding ubiquinone anaerobic biosynthesis accessory factor UbiT — protein sequence MNPMPATSLSVPLAGAATRPLPPGLPVALGAIHRRICDLVEHLPSAPPSTLAALALNRWLLHRLPDDARRALQGRIVALHVSDFGLRVRLLLGPGGFSAAAEQGECALCIRATAGGFLRLARGEEDPDRLFFERELVMEGDTELGLVLKNSLDAIGPLWERGSN from the coding sequence ATGAACCCGATGCCCGCCACATCCCTTTCGGTGCCCCTCGCCGGTGCCGCCACACGCCCGCTGCCGCCCGGCCTGCCCGTGGCACTGGGGGCGATTCACCGCCGGATCTGTGACCTGGTCGAGCACCTGCCGAGCGCGCCGCCTTCCACACTGGCCGCGCTGGCGCTGAACCGCTGGCTGCTGCACCGGCTGCCTGACGATGCACGGCGCGCGCTGCAGGGCCGCATTGTGGCGCTGCATGTCAGCGACTTCGGCCTGCGCGTGCGCCTGTTGCTCGGGCCGGGTGGTTTCTCGGCAGCGGCCGAGCAGGGCGAGTGTGCGCTGTGCATCCGGGCCACCGCGGGCGGCTTCCTGCGGCTGGCGCGTGGCGAGGAGGATCCGGACCGGCTCTTCTTCGAGCGCGAGCTGGTGATGGAGGGTGACACCGAGCTCGGCCTGGTGCTCAAGAACTCGCTCGACGCGATCGGCCCGCTCTGGGAGCGCGGCTCGAATTGA